In a single window of the Persephonella sp. KM09-Lau-8 genome:
- a CDS encoding AAA domain-containing protein, whose protein sequence is MIKKEIKKEIEKILKEKIEVPFIREGNFVKFRMPGEMERPQVFINGIPSRYKKLGGMCYVEVEEGLYPQKVEVCENVDIWNIANDMISENDSPYFSRIKIAEKPVVLLTDPYQKEAIEEAVENNYTLIFGPPGSGKTTVIAEIVKNVIGDAYDKIAILSLSNLAVDNVLERLGEFKEETVRVGTPFLDTVKEMTPAVKIKERRKHLRKEYLKALAYEIAKSKTEYYLDQLGEKEITYREIEKEIGNLTKTKMDRAIEKTEENINQIKKEMEKLEGKIDRLSVFSFLKKRKIREKLQALEKQLEKERELLSSLFLKKEKELKPLSESKESMLKALLEKKIAIAEEIAKLKAKAKKFSEKANKYRTSRKPEDITEEIEVLKTEERRVIAKAKIIGTTIHTFLFRYRKFSFDTIIVDEVSQVPYPFIVVLRKMCRRLVLLGDPHQLPPVTKTGIPNIFHFEKPHVVLRNVRRYPDKIGAIVNKLYGENLNCIRKGGEIKWIDIKGKVKRENGKIYNEKHIQEIEKIAKKDGNIAVVTPYKYQAYLLRKKGIEAGTIHSFQGQERDEIVIDLTDPDSKFINRNMLIVALSRAKEKVVIIGDLDKALNSKNKTVKQLAEFFIEEKKKEKERRSKSLN, encoded by the coding sequence ATGATTAAGAAGGAAATAAAAAAAGAAATAGAAAAGATTTTAAAAGAAAAAATAGAAGTTCCCTTCATAAGAGAAGGAAACTTTGTCAAGTTCAGAATGCCTGGGGAAATGGAAAGGCCCCAGGTTTTTATAAACGGCATTCCTTCCCGGTATAAAAAGCTGGGGGGGATGTGTTATGTGGAGGTAGAAGAAGGCCTCTATCCTCAAAAGGTAGAGGTCTGCGAAAATGTAGATATATGGAATATAGCAAATGATATGATTTCTGAAAATGATTCTCCATATTTTTCAAGAATAAAAATAGCTGAAAAACCTGTAGTTCTCCTTACAGACCCCTATCAGAAAGAAGCTATTGAAGAAGCTGTGGAAAATAACTACACACTCATATTCGGACCTCCAGGAAGTGGAAAGACTACGGTCATAGCTGAAATAGTAAAAAACGTGATAGGAGACGCCTACGACAAAATAGCTATTCTTTCGTTGTCCAACCTTGCTGTTGATAATGTTCTGGAAAGGCTTGGGGAGTTTAAAGAGGAAACAGTAAGGGTTGGAACTCCATTTTTAGATACCGTAAAAGAGATGACACCTGCCGTGAAAATAAAGGAAAGAAGAAAGCATCTAAGAAAAGAATATCTAAAAGCTTTAGCTTATGAAATAGCCAAATCTAAAACAGAATACTACCTAGACCAACTTGGAGAAAAAGAAATAACATACAGGGAAATAGAAAAAGAAATAGGGAATCTGACAAAGACAAAAATGGATAGAGCAATAGAAAAAACAGAGGAAAATATAAACCAGATAAAAAAGGAAATGGAAAAACTGGAGGGCAAAATTGACAGATTATCTGTATTTTCTTTCCTGAAGAAAAGAAAAATCCGGGAAAAGTTGCAAGCTCTGGAAAAACAGCTGGAAAAGGAAAGGGAGCTACTATCAAGCCTTTTCCTCAAAAAGGAAAAAGAACTTAAACCCCTTTCTGAATCCAAAGAATCCATGCTAAAAGCCCTGCTTGAAAAGAAAATAGCAATAGCAGAAGAAATTGCAAAACTAAAAGCTAAGGCTAAAAAATTCAGTGAGAAGGCAAATAAATACAGAACAAGCAGGAAACCTGAAGATATAACAGAAGAAATAGAAGTTCTGAAGACAGAAGAAAGAAGAGTGATCGCAAAAGCAAAAATAATAGGAACTACGATACATACGTTCCTGTTCAGATACAGAAAGTTCTCATTCGATACCATCATAGTAGATGAGGTATCCCAAGTCCCTTATCCATTTATTGTTGTGCTTAGAAAAATGTGCAGAAGGCTTGTTCTTCTTGGAGACCCACACCAACTTCCGCCTGTCACAAAAACAGGAATTCCTAATATATTCCACTTCGAAAAACCCCACGTTGTTTTAAGAAACGTAAGAAGATACCCTGATAAGATAGGAGCAATTGTAAACAAGCTCTACGGAGAAAACCTTAACTGCATCAGAAAAGGTGGAGAAATAAAATGGATTGATATAAAGGGAAAGGTGAAAAGGGAGAATGGAAAGATATACAATGAAAAACATATACAAGAAATAGAAAAAATAGCCAAAAAAGATGGAAATATAGCCGTTGTTACACCTTACAAATATCAGGCATACCTGCTTAGGAAGAAGGGAATAGAAGCAGGAACAATCCACTCGTTTCAGGGACAGGAAAGGGATGAGATAGTTATAGACCTGACAGACCCTGATTCAAAATTCATAAACAGAAACATGCTGATAGTTGCACTGTCAAGAGCTAAAGAAAAGGTTGTAATAATCGGAGATTTAGATAAAGCATTAAACAGCAAGAACAAAACTGTCAAACAGCTTGCAGAATTCTTTATAGAAGAAAAAAAGAAAGAAAAAGAAAGAAGAAGTAAAAGCTTAAATTAG
- a CDS encoding ParM/StbA family protein yields MNEIIAIDTGFSSVKVKTKEKEFKFPSAIATHKPSAISLGEEPSYVEYQGKKYIVGEEALDYDDKKYARSIEFLLEYAPLFVAEAIKRINKKIDTLSVGLPLGYYMKHKEDLEKKLSKFMINDEVYEFNVLVHPQGVGILADYVYHEKPEENEEGYVLDIGFNTVIAVRYKELKAKAEGSKQYELFGISKAIENLQEYIKAKYDLNLNSIESNDVFLKGYLKAGYGKKYDLTDQINQIMENYIDTLLKTIEDEFDRHLKKADKLIIAGGGAYHIKKYLPEKYKDFIHIPSNPEFANVRGFYILGNGEV; encoded by the coding sequence ATGAACGAAATAATAGCTATTGATACTGGGTTTTCTTCTGTTAAAGTAAAAACTAAAGAAAAGGAATTCAAATTTCCATCAGCAATCGCAACACATAAACCCTCTGCAATTTCTCTTGGAGAAGAACCCTCATATGTAGAATATCAGGGTAAAAAATATATAGTAGGAGAAGAAGCTCTCGACTATGACGACAAAAAATACGCACGTTCTATAGAATTCTTGCTTGAATATGCTCCTTTATTTGTAGCAGAAGCAATAAAAAGAATCAACAAAAAAATAGATACGTTATCTGTAGGGTTACCACTGGGATACTATATGAAACATAAAGAAGATTTAGAAAAAAAATTATCTAAATTCATGATAAATGATGAGGTTTATGAATTTAACGTCTTGGTACATCCTCAAGGGGTTGGCATACTTGCAGATTATGTATATCACGAAAAACCTGAAGAAAACGAAGAAGGCTACGTATTGGACATAGGATTTAACACAGTAATAGCTGTAAGATACAAAGAACTAAAAGCAAAAGCCGAAGGTTCAAAACAATATGAATTATTTGGAATATCAAAAGCCATAGAAAATCTCCAGGAATATATAAAAGCTAAGTATGACCTAAACTTAAACTCGATAGAATCAAATGACGTGTTTTTAAAAGGATATTTAAAGGCCGGATATGGGAAGAAATATGACCTAACAGACCAAATAAATCAAATTATGGAAAACTACATTGATACCCTTTTAAAAACTATAGAAGATGAGTTTGACAGACACCTAAAGAAAGCAGACAAGTTAATCATTGCCGGTGGTGGAGCTTACCATATTAAAAAATACCTTCCTGAAAAATATAAAGATTTCATACACATACCAAGCAATCCTGAATTTGCAAACGTTAGGGGATTCTACATACTCGGAAACGGAGAGGTATAA
- a CDS encoding lytic transglycosylase domain-containing protein: MRALMFFLLLGVFLLSYAQEPQTPYDSFFRKSSIKYGLNSKVLKAICYVETGLNPYAIGLSRKGKVIKSYFPKSRTEAKIILSRLKTLSEDFNFDVGLCQISRAEMRALKIPPEALLNPKNNIEVAAYILKRKILRKGYTWKAISSYNGRRDYYEKVIKVLREWKVLK; the protein is encoded by the coding sequence ATGAGAGCTTTAATGTTCTTTTTGCTTCTTGGAGTATTTTTGTTGTCTTATGCACAGGAACCTCAGACTCCGTATGATTCTTTTTTTAGGAAAAGCTCTATCAAATACGGTTTGAATTCAAAGGTTTTAAAAGCTATTTGTTATGTGGAAACAGGGTTAAATCCATATGCTATTGGATTAAGCAGAAAAGGAAAGGTAATAAAAAGTTATTTTCCGAAATCCAGAACTGAAGCCAAGATTATACTTTCCAGATTAAAAACTCTTTCTGAAGATTTTAATTTTGATGTAGGGCTTTGTCAAATTAGTCGGGCTGAGATGAGAGCTTTAAAGATTCCTCCTGAAGCTCTTTTAAATCCCAAGAACAATATAGAGGTTGCAGCGTATATATTAAAGAGGAAAATTTTAAGAAAAGGATATACATGGAAGGCAATATCTTCTTACAACGGGAGGAGAGATTATTATGAGAAAGTTATCAAGGTCCTTAGAGAATGGAAAGTTCTCAAATAG
- a CDS encoding DsbC family protein — protein MKKIVIGLLTAASFVYATDVKQEIKEKIEKAFPGVKVKSVEKSPVKCLYEVITEDGRIAYTDGKHLIPSHIFTLNGVDLTQAKLDKMSAKLIEKTDLSKALKIGNGKTVVVEVMDPECPYCHKAEKFFHNKDVTRYIFFMPLAFHKNARALSEHILCSDNPEKEYKKVMKGDFNLKNLKSCKKGKEKLKEMEKEVRKLGVRGTPAFWIKTDKGWKKISGANPVIEKILKNK, from the coding sequence ATGAAAAAAATAGTAATAGGATTACTTACAGCTGCATCTTTCGTATACGCTACAGATGTAAAACAGGAAATAAAAGAAAAAATAGAAAAAGCCTTTCCGGGAGTTAAAGTAAAATCTGTTGAAAAATCTCCAGTCAAATGCCTGTATGAAGTTATCACTGAAGACGGCAGAATAGCTTATACAGATGGGAAACATTTAATACCATCTCATATTTTTACGCTTAACGGAGTTGATTTAACACAGGCAAAACTGGACAAAATGTCAGCTAAACTTATAGAAAAAACTGATCTATCTAAAGCACTAAAAATAGGAAACGGAAAGACCGTTGTGGTTGAGGTTATGGATCCAGAATGTCCTTACTGCCACAAAGCAGAAAAATTTTTCCATAATAAGGATGTGACAAGATACATATTCTTCATGCCTCTTGCATTTCACAAAAATGCAAGGGCTTTGTCCGAGCATATTTTGTGCTCAGATAACCCGGAAAAAGAATACAAAAAAGTAATGAAAGGAGACTTTAACCTTAAAAACTTGAAATCATGCAAAAAAGGTAAAGAAAAGCTCAAAGAAATGGAAAAAGAGGTTAGGAAGCTGGGCGTGAGAGGAACACCAGCATTCTGGATAAAAACAGATAAAGGTTGGAAAAAGATTAGCGGTGCAAATCCGGTAATAGAAAAAATACTAAAAAATAAATAA
- a CDS encoding conjugal transfer protein TraG N-terminal domain-containing protein: MNIYVWGSSDHVATILQAVASLITSNDFHSLLLLVFIISLALVLVKMLLRFDGEALLKGFGFYMMTIALIFSFMRITTSVNIIDNVSGAARTVDNVPVGLAFLASVFSTGEKVILNLFESFYTIPNNINYSNAGYNYAPLVFNTLSRSKVPDPYLMRSIKRFIYDCFFDDVVYKNKNFEDLVYAIDIYAYMNPVRNGLTTYYSRTNPEGVVINCDQAYQNIGNQLDNYSNSAFLQAFSAFVPVADNNTKVQEVFNTYLSQPGTDLKDAFKQTVFARMTVEALRDAALESGVSGDASAYATKVALLTAFKNWQVSGDVARQLVPYLKIIITMLLFALFPFVLITMMTPMRWRFLHTYAFWFMWIALWEPIMSVLNYVISILLSDTFEAFSRSLSATTGGYNLANMEGIYEQATALLSIGSWFAAAVPFLALALAKGSEYALTSLASSFSGMFSAVGSSVASKTVDPAAAGKTLGEANVVAEFGGGTFASQQAMSTYFSTQKMFGENRGLSFTNAFPGGIQAAAQKSIEHQMMENTFKGSSTGLVSGTKLMAGTQAAMDAFKRWKESGGEGSFDDFMKMQQSQQYVDWLSRVKSDIGVAIKSGLLKGFKDVNDFMNAYAKGDAQAINAYQDFQTKIGELSKQFNTAELLAKSEVFGDFEKFKEYAYANNLLRNESVLGLAKTLAQGEGKDFANLSENERLDYIRRSALMVARADAEKRFAGAKTWEQFKEAFGGDVVKAINAKALLEGRFEGIKSDAIAKAYEKGLITDDLLAKAYKGNYLSKLASGISGLMQVNAFGGVQALGSLLGSKGIVDLKTFKSKMDTIANAIMEANPGMSRSEAWAKAADIMGQSEGSNYAGFYKMLGSLSRRYGEDKALELYQTALAYQKGASTEQVLGKLDKIGGMTPEEKFDAAMAIEKFTGKTGIAREQLRNSIVDELQGLGYSEHEAIDLLTKAEYFGLMHSLGGLALRYGVKAIEFVARKIADAAKGGYRFSRILNTSQTEEAVERLRRQGKVSDAHYRQFRNMVNARDRIAQDLERVEDSINNRLSSLREFFGDDIERMSPQEIRERAQKLFGDKKINENILGEANRFADAVERRNILRNELAERSREILNFTREHIASSGRLSKMEQRALDIAAHADEAVLDGFSRNRAIFNRVLDGVVEGAGRVFRVLGEVVRPIANPIGDILFFPDSTAGPEYDEVRSYRDPKTGELKFETYKNTNKIQ, from the coding sequence ATGAATATATATGTTTGGGGTTCAAGTGATCATGTAGCTACTATACTCCAGGCCGTTGCTTCTTTAATAACGAGCAATGATTTTCATTCTCTTTTGCTTTTGGTTTTTATTATTTCTCTTGCTCTTGTATTAGTAAAAATGCTTCTACGTTTTGATGGAGAAGCTCTCTTAAAGGGTTTTGGATTTTATATGATGACTATAGCTTTGATTTTTTCTTTCATGAGAATTACTACTTCTGTTAATATTATAGACAATGTTTCTGGAGCTGCCAGGACTGTTGATAATGTTCCGGTAGGGCTTGCTTTTCTCGCTTCGGTTTTCAGTACCGGTGAAAAGGTAATCCTTAATCTTTTTGAGTCCTTCTATACCATACCAAATAACATAAATTATTCAAATGCAGGCTATAATTATGCTCCTTTAGTTTTTAATACTCTTTCCAGGTCAAAAGTTCCCGACCCTTATTTAATGAGGTCTATTAAAAGATTTATATACGACTGTTTTTTTGATGACGTAGTTTACAAAAACAAAAACTTTGAGGACTTAGTGTATGCCATAGATATATATGCTTATATGAATCCAGTTAGAAACGGTTTGACAACTTATTATAGTAGAACCAATCCAGAAGGGGTTGTTATAAATTGTGATCAAGCTTATCAAAATATTGGTAATCAGCTTGACAATTACTCAAATAGTGCTTTTTTACAGGCCTTTTCAGCTTTTGTTCCAGTTGCGGATAACAATACAAAAGTTCAAGAGGTTTTCAATACTTATCTATCTCAGCCGGGGACAGACTTAAAAGATGCTTTTAAGCAGACTGTTTTTGCCAGAATGACTGTGGAAGCACTCAGGGATGCTGCTCTTGAGTCAGGTGTTAGCGGAGATGCTTCTGCTTATGCAACAAAAGTAGCCCTTTTGACTGCTTTTAAAAACTGGCAGGTTTCTGGTGATGTTGCCCGTCAGCTTGTTCCTTACCTGAAGATTATAATAACAATGCTTTTATTTGCTTTATTCCCATTTGTTCTGATAACAATGATGACTCCTATGAGATGGAGATTTTTACATACTTATGCTTTTTGGTTTATGTGGATAGCTCTTTGGGAACCAATAATGAGTGTTTTGAACTATGTAATATCAATTTTACTTTCTGACACATTTGAAGCTTTTAGTAGGTCTTTGTCTGCTACTACAGGTGGTTACAACCTTGCAAACATGGAAGGTATATATGAACAGGCAACCGCTTTGCTTTCTATTGGTTCATGGTTTGCAGCTGCAGTTCCATTTTTAGCTTTAGCTCTTGCAAAAGGCTCTGAATATGCATTAACGTCTCTTGCGTCCAGTTTTTCCGGAATGTTTTCTGCAGTTGGTTCTTCAGTTGCATCTAAGACTGTTGATCCTGCAGCTGCGGGTAAAACCCTTGGGGAAGCCAATGTAGTTGCAGAATTTGGAGGGGGAACTTTTGCTTCTCAACAAGCTATGTCTACCTATTTCTCAACGCAAAAGATGTTCGGTGAGAATAGAGGACTCTCTTTTACTAATGCTTTTCCCGGGGGTATTCAAGCTGCAGCTCAAAAGTCCATAGAACATCAGATGATGGAAAATACTTTTAAAGGTTCATCTACAGGGCTTGTTTCAGGGACAAAGCTTATGGCAGGAACACAGGCTGCCATGGATGCTTTTAAGAGATGGAAGGAGAGTGGAGGAGAAGGAAGTTTTGATGATTTTATGAAAATGCAACAAAGTCAGCAATACGTAGATTGGCTCTCCAGGGTGAAATCAGACATAGGAGTTGCTATAAAATCGGGACTTCTCAAAGGGTTCAAAGATGTCAATGATTTTATGAATGCTTATGCAAAAGGGGATGCTCAGGCTATTAATGCTTATCAGGATTTCCAAACTAAGATTGGAGAACTAAGTAAACAGTTTAATACAGCAGAGCTTCTTGCTAAATCTGAGGTTTTTGGTGATTTTGAGAAATTTAAAGAGTATGCTTACGCCAACAACCTACTTAGAAATGAATCAGTTTTAGGTCTTGCTAAAACTTTAGCTCAAGGAGAGGGAAAAGATTTTGCTAATCTTTCTGAGAATGAGAGACTGGATTACATAAGAAGGTCTGCATTGATGGTGGCACGTGCTGATGCTGAGAAGAGGTTTGCTGGTGCTAAAACATGGGAGCAATTCAAAGAAGCTTTTGGTGGAGATGTTGTTAAGGCTATTAACGCTAAGGCTCTTCTTGAAGGTAGATTTGAGGGAATAAAATCTGATGCTATAGCTAAAGCGTATGAAAAAGGATTAATAACAGACGATCTTCTTGCAAAAGCTTATAAGGGCAATTACCTATCAAAACTGGCTTCTGGTATTTCTGGTCTTATGCAAGTTAATGCTTTTGGGGGTGTTCAGGCTCTTGGAAGTTTACTTGGTTCCAAAGGAATAGTAGATTTGAAAACCTTTAAGTCTAAGATGGATACTATTGCAAATGCGATAATGGAAGCCAATCCTGGAATGAGCAGGTCTGAAGCTTGGGCTAAGGCAGCTGATATTATGGGTCAATCAGAAGGGTCAAACTATGCCGGTTTTTACAAGATGCTGGGTTCTCTTAGCAGACGGTATGGAGAGGATAAAGCTCTGGAACTTTATCAAACTGCCCTTGCATATCAGAAAGGTGCTTCTACTGAGCAGGTTCTTGGTAAGCTTGACAAGATAGGGGGTATGACTCCGGAAGAGAAATTTGATGCTGCGATGGCTATAGAGAAGTTTACAGGTAAAACCGGAATTGCCAGAGAGCAACTTAGAAATTCTATTGTTGATGAACTGCAGGGTCTTGGTTACTCTGAACACGAAGCAATAGACTTGCTTACGAAAGCCGAGTACTTTGGTTTAATGCATAGCTTAGGTGGTTTAGCTTTACGCTATGGAGTTAAAGCTATTGAGTTTGTAGCTAGAAAAATAGCTGATGCTGCAAAAGGAGGTTATAGATTTTCAAGAATTTTAAACACATCTCAAACGGAAGAAGCTGTTGAAAGATTACGTAGACAAGGAAAAGTTAGTGATGCTCATTATAGGCAATTTAGAAATATGGTTAATGCAAGGGACAGAATTGCTCAAGATTTAGAAAGAGTTGAAGATTCTATTAATAATAGACTGTCTTCTTTAAGAGAGTTTTTTGGAGATGATATAGAAAGGATGAGTCCTCAAGAAATCAGGGAAAGAGCTCAAAAGTTATTTGGCGATAAAAAGATTAATGAAAATATTCTTGGTGAAGCAAATCGTTTTGCTGATGCCGTAGAAAGAAGAAATATACTTCGTAATGAATTGGCAGAACGTAGTAGAGAAATATTGAATTTTACCAGGGAGCATATAGCGAGTTCAGGAAGACTATCAAAAATGGAACAACGAGCTTTAGATATAGCAGCTCATGCAGATGAAGCCGTTTTAGATGGCTTTTCTCGTAACAGGGCGATATTTAATAGAGTCTTAGATGGTGTTGTTGAGGGAGCAGGAAGAGTATTTAGGGTTTTAGGTGAGGTTGTGAGGCCTATAGCAAATCCAATAGGAGACATTTTATTTTTCCCAGATAGCACTGCTGGTCCAGAATATGACGAGGTAAGGAGTTATAGAGATCCCAAAACAGGGGAGCTGAAATTTGAAACCTATAAGAATACAAACAAGATTCAGTAA